The Arachis hypogaea cultivar Tifrunner chromosome 16, arahy.Tifrunner.gnm2.J5K5, whole genome shotgun sequence genome contains a region encoding:
- the LOC112755112 gene encoding pentatricopeptide repeat-containing protein At3g04130, mitochondrial isoform X2, protein MHSIYRSTASDSASLCCKVLVSRSFSSQLVSSHCVGAREFWHEEQCLGLTKYADILIAKASKGNSDQEILRSLFNDPACDGIHLSQNLIQRLLHRFKDDWRSALGIFKWAGLRSGFRHSPESYDMMIDILGKMKQMEKLRDFLEEMHEVGLVTLNTIAKVMRRFVGAGQWEDAVRIFDSLESLGLEKNTESMNLLLDTLCKEEFVEQAREIFLELKQHIAPNAYTFNILIHGWCKVRRVDEAQWTIQEMKGHGCHPCVISYSTIIQCYCQEQNFDRVYELLDEMQAHGCSPNVVTYTTIMSALAKAEKFEEALQLVERMRSVGCKPDTLFYNSFIYTLGRAGKVDDATFVFKVTMPNDGVVPNTSTYNSMISMFCHYAQENRAFDTLREMQDAGLCKPDLQTYHPMIKLCFKTGKIDSWLKDILNDMVNKHHLGLDISTYTLLIHGLCRADRYKWAYSLFEDMIDQDVMPRLKTCRLLLEEVKQKNMYEASEKIEDLMKKM, encoded by the coding sequence ATGCACTCAATATATCGTTCTACTGCCAGCGATTCCGCTAGCCTATGTTGTAAGGTTCTGGTATCTAGAAGTTTCTCTTCACAGTTAGTATCTTCTCACTGTGTAGGAGCTAGAGAGTTTTGGCATGAAGAACAATGTCTAGGGCTTACTAAATATGCTGACATTCTCATTGCAAAAGCTAGCAAAGGGAACAGCGACCAAGAAATTCTCCGGTCTCTGTTCAATGATCCAGCTTGTGATGGTATACATCTCTCTCAGAACCTTATTCAAAGGTTACTCCATCGATTTAAAGACGATTGGAGGTCTGCATTGGGGATATTCAAATGGGCCGGTTTGCGATCAGGCTTTAGACACTCGCCGGAATCGTATGATATGATGATAGACATATTAGGGAAAATGAAGCAAATGGAAAAGTTGAGAGATTTCTTGGAAGAAATGCATGAGGTGGGTCTTGTTACTCTGAATACTATAGCTAAGGTGATGAGGAGGTTTGTTGGTGCAGGACAGTGGGAAGATGCAGTAAGGATATTTGATAGCTTAGAATCTCTTGGGTTGGAGAAGAACACCGAATCCATGAACTTGTTGCTTGATACGCTATGCAAAGAGGAATTTGTTGAACAAGCTCGTGAAATTTTCTTGGAGCTAAAGCAGCACATTGCTCCAAATGCTTATACGTTTAACATACTTATACACGGCTGGTGCAAAGTCCGTCGTGTGGACGAGGCACAGTGGACAATCCAAGAGATGAAAGGACATGGTTGTCACCCTTGTGTTATAAGTTACTCAACCATCATCCAATGCTATTGCCAAGAACAGAATTTTGACAGGGTCTACGAGCTGCTTGATGAAATGCAAGCACATGGTTGCTCCCCAAATGTGGTCACTTATACTACCATCATGTCTGCATTGGCGAAGGCAGAAAAATTTGAGGAAGCTTTGCAATTAGTTGAGAGAATGAGGTCTGTTGGATGCAAACCTGATACCTTATTCTATAATTCATTCATTTACACATTAGGGAGAGCAGGCAAAGTAGATGATGCTACGTTTGTATTCAAGGTGACGATGCCTAATGATGGTGTTGTCCCAAATACATCCACCTATAATTCAATGATTTCTATGTTCTGTCATTATGCACAAGAGAATAGGGCTTTTGACACATTGCGGGAGATGCAAGATGCGGGCCTCTGTAAGCCTGATCTTCAAACTTACCACCCAATGATCAAATTATGCTTTAAAACGGGAAAAATAGATAGTTGGTTGAAGGATATATTGAATGACATGGTCAACAAACATCATCTTGGTCTTGATATCTCTACCTATACACTTCTAATTCATGGGCTCTGTAGAGCAGATAGATACAAGTGGGCATACTCTTTATTTGAGGACATGATTGATCAAGATGTAATGCCTAGATTGAAAACTTGTCGTTTGCTATTGGAAGAAGTCAAACAGAAAAATATGTATGAAGCCTCCGAGAAAATTGAGGACCTTATGAAGAAAATGTAA
- the LOC112755112 gene encoding pentatricopeptide repeat-containing protein At3g04130, mitochondrial isoform X1, whose translation MHSIYRSTASDSASLCCKVLVSRSFSSQLVSSHCVGAREFWHEEQCLGLTKYADILIAKASKGNSDQEILRSLFNDPACDGIHLSQNLIQRLLHRFKDDWRSALGIFKWAGLRSGFRHSPESYDMMIDILGKMKQMEKLRDFLEEMHEVGLVTLNTIAKVMRRFVGAGQWEDAVRIFDSLESLGLEKNTESMNLLLDTLCKEEFVEQAREIFLELKQHIAPNAYTFNILIHGWCKVRRVDEAQWTIQEMKGHGCHPCVISYSTIIQCYCQEQNFDRVYELLDEMQAHGCSPNVVTYTTIMSALAKAEKFEEALQLVERMRSVGCKPDTLFYNSFIYTLGRAGKVDDATFVFKVTMPNDGVVPNTSTYNSMISMFCHYAQENRAFDTLREMQDAGLCKPDLQTYHPMIKLCFKTGKIDSWLKDILNDMVNKHHLGLDISTYTLLIHGLCRADRYKWAYSLFEDMIDQDVMPRLKTCRLLLEEVKQKNMYEASEKIEDLMKKMFSNMVSPMIAEVSET comes from the exons ATGCACTCAATATATCGTTCTACTGCCAGCGATTCCGCTAGCCTATGTTGTAAGGTTCTGGTATCTAGAAGTTTCTCTTCACAGTTAGTATCTTCTCACTGTGTAGGAGCTAGAGAGTTTTGGCATGAAGAACAATGTCTAGGGCTTACTAAATATGCTGACATTCTCATTGCAAAAGCTAGCAAAGGGAACAGCGACCAAGAAATTCTCCGGTCTCTGTTCAATGATCCAGCTTGTGATGGTATACATCTCTCTCAGAACCTTATTCAAAGGTTACTCCATCGATTTAAAGACGATTGGAGGTCTGCATTGGGGATATTCAAATGGGCCGGTTTGCGATCAGGCTTTAGACACTCGCCGGAATCGTATGATATGATGATAGACATATTAGGGAAAATGAAGCAAATGGAAAAGTTGAGAGATTTCTTGGAAGAAATGCATGAGGTGGGTCTTGTTACTCTGAATACTATAGCTAAGGTGATGAGGAGGTTTGTTGGTGCAGGACAGTGGGAAGATGCAGTAAGGATATTTGATAGCTTAGAATCTCTTGGGTTGGAGAAGAACACCGAATCCATGAACTTGTTGCTTGATACGCTATGCAAAGAGGAATTTGTTGAACAAGCTCGTGAAATTTTCTTGGAGCTAAAGCAGCACATTGCTCCAAATGCTTATACGTTTAACATACTTATACACGGCTGGTGCAAAGTCCGTCGTGTGGACGAGGCACAGTGGACAATCCAAGAGATGAAAGGACATGGTTGTCACCCTTGTGTTATAAGTTACTCAACCATCATCCAATGCTATTGCCAAGAACAGAATTTTGACAGGGTCTACGAGCTGCTTGATGAAATGCAAGCACATGGTTGCTCCCCAAATGTGGTCACTTATACTACCATCATGTCTGCATTGGCGAAGGCAGAAAAATTTGAGGAAGCTTTGCAATTAGTTGAGAGAATGAGGTCTGTTGGATGCAAACCTGATACCTTATTCTATAATTCATTCATTTACACATTAGGGAGAGCAGGCAAAGTAGATGATGCTACGTTTGTATTCAAGGTGACGATGCCTAATGATGGTGTTGTCCCAAATACATCCACCTATAATTCAATGATTTCTATGTTCTGTCATTATGCACAAGAGAATAGGGCTTTTGACACATTGCGGGAGATGCAAGATGCGGGCCTCTGTAAGCCTGATCTTCAAACTTACCACCCAATGATCAAATTATGCTTTAAAACGGGAAAAATAGATAGTTGGTTGAAGGATATATTGAATGACATGGTCAACAAACATCATCTTGGTCTTGATATCTCTACCTATACACTTCTAATTCATGGGCTCTGTAGAGCAGATAGATACAAGTGGGCATACTCTTTATTTGAGGACATGATTGATCAAGATGTAATGCCTAGATTGAAAACTTGTCGTTTGCTATTGGAAGAAGTCAAACAGAAAAATATGTATGAAGCCTCCGAGAAAATTGAGGACCTTATGAAGAAAAT GTTTTCAAATATGGTTTCTCCAATGATTGCTGAGGTTAGCGAAACATAA
- the LOC112755113 gene encoding uncharacterized protein At3g27210, whose amino-acid sequence MGSCSSVQRTQQTDEKTTMKLNLSSFASKANTLIIPPSPVKPKNNETFRLDDSALNSHRSTTTTSFTDYDKNASKEEAFFDSKAWLDSDCEDDFYSVKGEFTPSRGTTPVHHSFATPVMTNSIPGSAAEPSPTERKKKLLELFRESIREHKDAGENNEGDKPIIQDFLLSKSANSTPYFSETNSAGSAVKSKQRCLPSLVPCRSFSERRRKGSPGPAIAANGKA is encoded by the exons ATGGGTTCATGCTCTTCCGTTCAAAGAACCCAACAGACTGACGAAAAAACCACCATGAAACTCAACCTCTCATCTTTTGCCTCCAAAGCTAACACCCTCATCATTCCACCATCACCCGTCAAGCCCAAAAATAATGAAACTTTTCGGCTTGACGATTCTGCCCTTAACTCTCACCGCTCAACCACCACCACTTCATTCACAGATTATGATAAAAacg CTAGCAAAGAGGAAGCATTTTTCGATTCAAAGGCTTGGTTAGACTCAGACTGTGAAGATGATTTCTACAGTGTCAAGGGTG agttcaccccatcGCGTGGCACCACCCCAGTGCACCATTCTTTCGCCACCCCTGTGATGACCAATAGCATTCCTGGTTCTGCTGCCGAGCCATCTCCaacagaaaggaaaaagaaactgTTGGAGCTTTTTCGCGAAAGTATCAGAGAACACAAAGATGCCGGCGAAAACAATGAAGGAGACAAACCAATTATACAGGACTTTCTACTATCTAAATCTGCAAACAGCACTCCATATTTCTCAGAGACTAACTCTGCAGGTAGCGCTGTTAAATCTAAGCAGCGGTGCCTGCCGAGCTTGGTGCCGTGCCGCAGCTTCAGCGAGAGGCGAAGGAAGGGGAGTCCGGGTCCAGCAATCGCTGCTAATGGGAAGGCTTGA
- the LOC140180255 gene encoding serine/threonine-protein phosphatase 7 long form homolog, translating to MRGHFILLSVLVERWRPETHTFHLPVGEVTVTLEDMSYILGLPINGEAVTGKSDSSYEFLVENCIACFGRESGPQDHVLGKVNIASVRRCRDIKPCDTQESVERIQLGAASLTNLYRSLCRASRYNCKEMDGPLILLFVWGWERIPLLAPIPRDQLGDVGIPLAQRWSHWCRHTKYIRRLTAHFRRGLDDMGVEDVSCNH from the exons ATGAGAGGTCATTTTATACTACTGAGTGTCTTGGTGGAACGCTGGAGGCCGGAGACTCACACATTTCATCTTCCGGTCGGTGAAGTGACGGTGACGCTGGAAGATATGAGCTATATTCTTGGTCTCCCGATTAATGGGGAGGCCGTTACGGGTAAATCAGACAGCAGTTACGAGTTTTTGGTGGAGAACTGCATTGCATGTTTTGGTCGGGAGTCCGGTCCGCAAGATCACGTGTTGGGGAAGGTTAATATTGCATCGGTCCGGCGGTGCAGAGACATCAAGCCGTGTGACACTCAGGAGTCTGTTGAGCG CATACAGTTGGGGGCAGCTAGTCTGACAAACCTATACAGATCGTTGTGTCGTGCATCACGATACAACTGTAAAGAGATGGATGGCCCCCTGATACTGCTTTTTGTTTGGGGGTGGGAGCGTATACCGCTCCTGGCACCTATACCCCGCGATCAGCTCGGCGATGTTGGTATTCCACTTGCACAACG gtgGAGTCATTGGTGCCGACATACAAAATATATTCGGAGGCTTACTGCGCATTTTAGGCGAGGACTCGACGACATGGGAGTTGAGGATGTAAGTTGTAACCATTAA